Proteins found in one Candidatus Gorgyraea atricola genomic segment:
- the nth gene encoding endonuclease III: protein MKSSEDRVVDIIKILHKSYPRSHTALHHKTPFQILIATILSAQCTDERVNKITPGLFKKYKTVQGFAKAKRSTLEKEIRSTGFYRNKAKNIIAASKRIVKDFNGMVPDSMDGLISLAGVARKTANIVLSSGFKKAEGIAVDTHVKRLSGRLGLSKATDPNKTEQDLLKIVQKKDWLDFNYMMVDHGRAICNARRPLCAECPLAKLCPSAKKI from the coding sequence ATGAAGTCCAGCGAGGATAGAGTAGTAGACATCATAAAGATATTGCATAAGAGTTATCCTCGAAGCCACACTGCACTACACCACAAGACACCCTTTCAGATCTTAATAGCCACAATCCTTTCTGCCCAGTGTACTGACGAAAGAGTCAATAAGATAACGCCAGGGCTTTTCAAAAAATATAAGACAGTACAGGGTTTTGCAAAGGCAAAAAGGTCTACCTTAGAGAAAGAGATCCGCTCAACAGGTTTTTACAGGAATAAGGCAAAGAATATTATTGCTGCCTCGAAAAGAATAGTTAAAGATTTCAATGGAATGGTCCCGGATAGCATGGACGGGCTTATTTCTTTAGCAGGTGTAGCGCGTAAAACAGCAAATATAGTATTATCGAGCGGCTTTAAAAAGGCAGAGGGCATAGCTGTTGATACGCATGTAAAGAGACTTTCTGGGAGATTGGGATTGAGCAAGGCAACTGATCCAAACAAGACAGAACAAGATCTTTTAAAAATCGTGCAAAAAAAAGACTGGCTTGATTTTAATTATATGATGGTTGACCATGGCAGGGCCATATGTAATGCCAGGAGGCCTTTGTGTGCAGAGTGTCCATTGGCTAAACTTTGTCCTTCTGCAAAGAAAATATGA
- a CDS encoding RnfABCDGE type electron transport complex subunit D: protein MKLTSIKVQLSLFLGLFAAYIAFIEKDFLFLFAIFIAVLFSAATDTLINYLKNKKITVTESSIVTGLIIGYVLSSQGSWLIIALASIFAIVSKHVIRFRKVHIFNPAALGIFTVVLFFGAYTEWKTAYSWYILVPIGIYFASRIKRLSIIMSFFITSLFLHAPQAFLHNVSLLDIVAYLNYFFIFVMMIEPRTTPVRSSSQILFGIGVATFIFAFYQFGVLLEAELYALLGVNFLGALLRKKT from the coding sequence ATGAAACTAACATCGATAAAAGTTCAGCTCAGCCTTTTTTTAGGATTATTTGCCGCATACATTGCCTTTATAGAAAAAGATTTTCTATTTCTCTTTGCCATTTTTATAGCAGTTTTATTTTCAGCGGCTACGGATACATTGATCAACTACCTGAAGAATAAAAAAATTACAGTAACTGAAAGCTCGATCGTGACCGGTTTGATCATCGGGTATGTTCTATCGAGTCAAGGGAGCTGGCTGATTATAGCACTGGCCAGCATATTTGCAATAGTCTCTAAACATGTTATTAGATTTCGCAAGGTACATATATTTAATCCTGCTGCCTTAGGGATCTTTACAGTGGTGCTGTTTTTTGGGGCGTATACAGAGTGGAAGACAGCGTACTCATGGTATATCCTTGTTCCGATAGGTATCTATTTTGCCTCAAGGATAAAAAGGCTTAGCATAATCATGAGTTTCTTTATTACCTCGCTTTTCTTGCATGCCCCACAGGCATTTCTTCACAACGTGTCTCTTCTAGATATAGTAGCATATCTTAATTATTTCTTTATATTTGTCATGATGATCGAGCCAAGGACAACACCTGTAAGGAGCAGTTCACAGATACTATTCGGTATAGGTGTTGCTACATTTATCTTTGCGTTCTATCAGTTTGGAGTTTTATTAGAGGCAGAGCTCTATGCCTTACTGGGAGTTAATTTTTTAGGTGCGTTACTGAGAAAGAAGACATAA
- a CDS encoding FAD-dependent oxidoreductase has translation MLDLIIVGAGPAGITAVVYAARKKMNFIVISKDIGGQTAWSGDIENYTGYQFVTGPDLASKFEEHMKRYNIPLKENEEVVELTKRDNLIHVKTNKAKYETKTAIIASGKRSRELGVPGEKEFKNKGLTYCATCDGPLFSGKDVAVIGGGNSALDAALQLVNIAKHVHMINITDSLTGDPIMQEKLKNSDKVTILNNSQVSAVLGDKMVTGVKIGKETIPVQGIFVEIGLVPNSSFVEAIEKNKQGEIKVDSYNRTNVPGVFAAGDVTDVPEKQIIIAAGEGAKALLGVFRYLARLK, from the coding sequence ATGCTTGATCTGATCATTGTCGGCGCAGGACCAGCAGGAATAACTGCAGTTGTCTATGCTGCGCGAAAAAAAATGAATTTTATTGTCATCTCAAAAGATATTGGAGGGCAGACTGCCTGGAGTGGAGATATAGAAAATTATACTGGCTATCAATTCGTAACAGGTCCTGACCTTGCGTCTAAGTTTGAAGAACATATGAAGCGATACAATATCCCTTTAAAGGAAAATGAAGAGGTTGTTGAGCTTACAAAAAGAGACAATTTAATCCATGTCAAGACGAACAAGGCTAAATATGAGACAAAAACAGCTATAATTGCCTCAGGCAAACGCTCAAGAGAATTAGGTGTGCCAGGTGAAAAAGAGTTTAAGAATAAAGGCCTTACGTATTGCGCAACATGCGATGGCCCTTTGTTTTCAGGCAAAGACGTTGCGGTTATAGGCGGTGGGAACTCAGCGCTTGATGCAGCATTGCAATTAGTGAATATAGCAAAACACGTGCACATGATAAATATCACGGATAGCCTGACAGGCGATCCTATAATGCAGGAAAAATTAAAGAATAGCGATAAAGTCACTATTTTAAATAATAGCCAGGTCAGCGCTGTTTTAGGTGACAAAATGGTGACAGGTGTTAAGATAGGGAAAGAGACAATTCCTGTACAGGGGATATTTGTAGAGATAGGCCTTGTACCGAATTCTTCATTTGTAGAGGCAATAGAAAAAAATAAGCAGGGAGAGATAAAAGTCGATAGCTATAATCGTACTAATGTCCCAGGCGTATTTGCCGCAGGAGATGTTACTGATGTTCCTGAGAAGCAGATTATAATTGCCGCAGGGGAAGGGGCAAAGGCCTTGCTTGGCGTGTTTAGATATTTGGCCAGGCTTAAGTAG
- a CDS encoding pyridoxamine 5'-phosphate oxidase family protein, with translation MKKLNQGIISFFHKQPYTIVTTIDEKGCPHNSCKGIVDIEEEGKVYLLDVYKERTYENLKQNPHISITAVDEHKFIGYCLKGVAKMVKEKDIHSDTVKKWEEKITKRISLRLLKNIQGQKGHPRHPEALLPKPEYLIAVEVGEIVDLTPHHIRHGDK, from the coding sequence ATGAAAAAATTAAATCAGGGCATAATAAGTTTTTTTCATAAACAGCCTTACACTATTGTTACAACCATAGATGAGAAAGGCTGTCCGCACAATTCCTGTAAAGGCATAGTGGATATAGAAGAAGAAGGAAAGGTGTATCTACTCGATGTCTATAAAGAAAGGACCTACGAAAACCTAAAGCAAAACCCGCATATTAGCATAACAGCTGTTGATGAGCATAAGTTTATAGGGTATTGCTTAAAGGGTGTGGCAAAGATGGTCAAGGAAAAAGACATACACTCTGATACTGTAAAAAAATGGGAAGAAAAGATTACAAAGAGAATATCCCTTAGGCTTCTCAAAAATATCCAGGGGCAGAAAGGCCACCCTCGCCATCCAGAGGCACTTTTGCCCAAGCCAGAATATTTGATAGCTGTGGAAGTAGGAGAAATAGTCGATCTGACGCCACATCATATAAGACATGGAGATAAATAG
- a CDS encoding class II SORL domain-containing protein has protein sequence MSELKDLFQAADWKKEKHVPVIEITKDKPLSITVTVGKEIAHPNTTAHHIRWIEVYFLPKGEKSPYEVGRFEFSSHGESGQGPDTSTVYTDPEVILKLKTGKPGTILASSYCNIHGLWQGSKEIA, from the coding sequence ATGTCTGAACTTAAGGATCTATTCCAGGCTGCTGATTGGAAAAAGGAAAAGCATGTACCAGTAATCGAGATAACCAAGGATAAGCCACTTTCTATTACAGTGACTGTGGGTAAAGAGATCGCGCATCCCAATACTACCGCCCATCATATACGTTGGATAGAGGTGTATTTTCTTCCTAAGGGTGAGAAATCTCCTTATGAAGTCGGGAGGTTTGAATTCTCATCCCACGGAGAATCAGGCCAGGGACCAGATACAAGCACAGTCTACACTGATCCTGAAGTAATCTTAAAGCTTAAAACAGGAAAACCAGGGACTATTCTGGCCTCTTCTTACTGTAATATACATGGCTTATGGCAGGGCTCTAAGGAAATTGCATGA
- a CDS encoding AbrB/MazE/SpoVT family DNA-binding domain-containing protein encodes MTVTMTAKNQITIPKKITDVLKLKKGAMFEVEVADDKIELVPLEVRRVEFSDDVYEKLEALSKKEKGKEKRITKKQIDSLKRGK; translated from the coding sequence ATGACAGTTACTATGACAGCGAAAAATCAAATAACAATACCTAAGAAGATAACAGACGTGCTCAAGCTTAAAAAAGGGGCTATGTTTGAGGTGGAGGTCGCTGATGATAAGATTGAGCTCGTTCCACTCGAGGTAAGAAGGGTTGAATTCTCTGATGATGTTTATGAAAAGCTGGAAGCTCTTTCAAAGAAAGAAAAAGGCAAAGAAAAAAGAATTACAAAGAAGCAGATAGACAGCCTTAAAAGAGGAAAATAA
- a CDS encoding methyltransferase domain-containing protein yields MRMIRKGCNLRVLVIAIGLLLLANTATGTSLRKPLSAGIGEEKSRLEALKDKISSNISAVKYEATDDGVGFRLGNKRLLLDWKLYLPMHVFGECGSFSSTTEGHLLSRQYKFQGKEPLKEGMAGYTAKAKEMPDEEKLWEITDEYKHISRNKAIFMHPPAILQLIDMLRMLDETGQTIEVFTDTEDHCIDVLDLGNGKYFIFQGTHRAFLCFAKNKPVKARIYRIKPEASLFLRDLVTYELDGRNNYGTARKFLEYRMSEFGKISREKETVDLIKARGLTTIKLNLPARDPDLLQEMIKLFVQTPYLVERFIDFYELFKYIRRDFEIGESFSLDKIIRNVIGAEVYIDKGRKRDPDDPKSFLRFLERRGWIESSGNLHFTPTQHPLEKHPRFYLFEQGVSALVEDKRIFSEKIIPTIKKNWRGFFIKRLYPDFIEFFDIHPELDQRVPVILTAIKSVGDSLPNNVKKKIGKIEVDNYTDRMNFYEWISFRLLEYESCPDVLLSGSQQEIELWLQEEFKLMPVDEYDKWYRTYNADGQLIGKRISPLSFSTIQEFCRINGIDSNGDKAVDEFLRNFFNRKRKGLELAPGWESFFCHHLRTKYDADLTACDINWRALRVAKQDYGVPIRRGSITQLPFSDETFDYIIGISVLDFVIELGEEAGRDFRNFEIWHYINADRVASELYRVAKLDCVQLYHIGYTVRIELIKLFEDAGRLFKGDGGGFEIISGPEELLDSSDLFIKKVRHPLIYKRVPFWQIEKSPEKYFSTLVEALTDPDAKWTVKLRAIKALEKLKDPGAIDALVNVACGKTQHKSIAQTALDSIGNISKEIAEDVYLNIFLDEKAPKGIRIEALKNRAYYLTKEIPQKQNVLKILVKIIKKQDAGSGQKAISLIGYLGEDVALPELYKLYDWIKGLKKEEDGGFGRRYFLLIGFIDVLKTLGTDGAVDFIEKIVSDGEIGVGIRSNIPDALVSMGTSSALEALKRLTGAEYGEIGEIAKKKLDSVNFLTIGIKKIEKTMRGRKNLKEEI; encoded by the coding sequence ATGAGAATGATTAGAAAAGGGTGTAATTTAAGGGTCTTGGTGATTGCGATAGGCCTGTTGTTGTTGGCTAATACAGCAACAGGTACTAGTCTCAGGAAGCCTCTGTCCGCAGGTATAGGAGAAGAGAAGAGTAGACTAGAAGCCCTAAAAGATAAAATATCATCCAATATCTCTGCAGTTAAATACGAGGCTACGGATGACGGTGTCGGATTCAGGTTAGGCAATAAAAGGCTACTGCTTGACTGGAAGCTGTATTTGCCGATGCATGTTTTTGGAGAATGCGGGAGTTTCTCCAGTACCACAGAGGGGCATCTATTGAGCCGTCAATATAAATTTCAGGGAAAAGAGCCATTAAAAGAAGGTATGGCTGGCTACACTGCTAAAGCAAAAGAGATGCCTGATGAAGAAAAATTATGGGAGATTACAGACGAATATAAACACATATCGCGTAATAAAGCTATATTTATGCATCCTCCTGCCATATTGCAGTTAATAGATATGTTAAGGATGCTAGATGAAACTGGTCAAACTATAGAAGTCTTTACTGATACAGAAGACCATTGCATAGATGTTTTAGATTTAGGTAATGGGAAGTATTTTATTTTTCAAGGTACGCACCGAGCATTTTTATGCTTTGCAAAAAATAAGCCTGTAAAGGCTAGGATTTACAGAATAAAGCCCGAGGCCTCCCTTTTCTTGAGAGATTTAGTTACTTACGAGTTAGATGGAAGAAATAACTACGGTACGGCACGCAAGTTTCTTGAGTACCGCATGTCAGAATTCGGGAAAATATCTCGCGAAAAAGAGACAGTTGATTTAATAAAAGCAAGAGGCCTTACCACTATAAAACTCAATTTGCCTGCCCGGGACCCTGATTTACTACAGGAGATGATAAAGCTATTTGTTCAAACCCCTTATCTTGTTGAACGGTTCATAGATTTTTATGAGCTATTCAAGTATATTAGGAGGGACTTTGAAATCGGCGAGTCTTTTAGCTTAGACAAGATTATCAGAAATGTAATTGGCGCAGAGGTCTATATAGATAAAGGACGTAAACGCGATCCTGATGATCCTAAAAGTTTTTTAAGGTTTTTAGAGCGTCGAGGCTGGATTGAGTCTTCCGGAAATCTGCACTTTACTCCCACGCAACACCCGCTAGAAAAACATCCCCGGTTTTATCTGTTTGAGCAAGGCGTTTCCGCTCTCGTTGAAGACAAGAGAATCTTCTCGGAGAAAATAATACCGACCATTAAAAAGAACTGGCGAGGTTTTTTCATAAAGAGGTTATATCCTGATTTTATCGAGTTTTTTGATATTCATCCTGAGTTAGATCAAAGAGTACCAGTAATATTAACTGCGATAAAGTCGGTCGGAGATTCTCTACCTAATAACGTTAAGAAAAAAATTGGCAAGATAGAAGTCGACAACTATACAGACAGGATGAATTTTTATGAATGGATATCGTTCAGGTTATTGGAGTATGAATCATGTCCTGATGTTTTGCTAAGCGGGTCGCAGCAGGAAATAGAGTTATGGCTTCAGGAAGAATTTAAATTAATGCCTGTGGATGAATATGATAAGTGGTATCGTACATATAATGCAGATGGTCAACTAATAGGGAAGAGGATAAGTCCTCTCTCTTTTAGTACCATACAAGAATTTTGTCGTATAAACGGCATAGATTCAAATGGAGATAAAGCGGTTGACGAATTTTTGAGAAATTTTTTCAATAGAAAAAGAAAAGGGCTTGAATTGGCACCTGGGTGGGAGTCGTTTTTCTGTCACCACCTGCGAACAAAATATGATGCTGATCTAACAGCATGTGATATAAATTGGCGCGCGCTAAGAGTGGCAAAACAAGATTATGGAGTGCCTATTCGCAGGGGAAGTATTACACAGCTGCCTTTTAGTGATGAGACGTTCGATTATATCATAGGCATTAGCGTGTTAGATTTTGTAATAGAACTAGGAGAGGAAGCAGGTCGTGATTTCAGAAATTTTGAAATATGGCACTATATTAACGCGGACAGGGTTGCGAGTGAATTGTATAGAGTTGCGAAGTTAGACTGTGTTCAGTTATATCATATTGGCTACACTGTTAGAATAGAGTTGATTAAGCTTTTTGAGGATGCCGGCAGGCTTTTTAAGGGTGATGGAGGCGGCTTTGAAATCATTTCAGGGCCTGAGGAGCTTTTGGATTCTTCAGATTTATTTATAAAAAAGGTTAGGCATCCTCTTATATACAAAAGAGTACCATTTTGGCAGATAGAGAAATCTCCCGAAAAATATTTTAGTACATTAGTCGAGGCCCTGACCGATCCTGATGCTAAATGGACAGTTAAATTGCGCGCGATAAAAGCCCTTGAGAAACTAAAAGATCCAGGGGCAATAGATGCATTGGTTAATGTTGCATGTGGTAAAACCCAACATAAATCTATAGCTCAGACCGCACTCGATTCCATAGGAAATATCAGCAAAGAGATTGCAGAGGATGTATACTTAAATATCTTTCTCGACGAAAAAGCTCCTAAAGGTATAAGGATTGAGGCGCTTAAAAATAGAGCCTATTATTTGACAAAAGAGATTCCACAAAAACAAAATGTTTTAAAGATTTTGGTAAAGATTATCAAGAAACAGGATGCTGGTTCTGGGCAAAAAGCCATTTCTTTAATAGGTTACTTAGGAGAAGATGTAGCATTGCCTGAATTATATAAATTATACGACTGGATTAAAGGATTGAAAAAAGAAGAAGATGGAGGCTTTGGACGTAGGTACTTTTTATTGATTGGTTTTATTGACGTTCTAAAAACCTTAGGGACTGACGGCGCTGTTGATTTTATTGAAAAAATAGTCTCGGATGGAGAGATTGGCGTAGGAATCAGAAGCAATATTCCAGATGCGCTTGTCTCTATGGGGACATCTTCAGCGCTAGAGGCACTAAAGCGTCTTACTGGAGCAGAATATGGTGAGATTGGAGAGATAGCCAAAAAGAAACTAGATAGTGTCAATTTTTTGACAATCGGTATAAAGAAGATAGAAAAGACTATGCGTGGAAGGAAAAACTTGAAAGAGGAAATATAG